From one Coffea eugenioides isolate CCC68of chromosome 11, Ceug_1.0, whole genome shotgun sequence genomic stretch:
- the LOC113751162 gene encoding F-box/FBD/LRR-repeat protein At1g13570-like isoform X2: MMGKSSETTATEGDMEDRISSLPRNVIDLILDRVPIRDAARASLLSSKWRDVLAEYPHLRFNQQFSNSIARNRLPSEFNNDYVHIVNRILLQHFGPILKFVLDLPELHPMRLSDVDQWMLFLSRKGVRELTLDNSSSSPYKLPAYIFSFSELTYLKTSRCIFRPPTTFEGFGKLNRLILVEVTFGSSVLNVPQLVILILRNCSGVHHLNVSAPQLQKLTLYENDYLALDNYMICKKLAYVYLALPNGIQQHRQGERISLQELFGCWNTLTNAYLDGRFLKHLAAGIIPERLPTTMDCLRQLMLFRISFDLDQTACILCLLQSSLCLQKFEIWIESVADNDVTVLNYLEEPSRMNQTIDGLQTVKIRYFKGSKPEVLFIKLLLACSPSLEKIYIEEDEKLRLNERLRIAKELMRFSRASTKAEMMFQPLNSAST; the protein is encoded by the exons ATGATGGGCAAAAGTAGTGAAACAACTGCAACTGAAGGTGATATGGAAGATAGAATTTCAAGCCTCCCAAGAAATGTTATCGATCTTATCCTAGATCGCGTGCCCATCCGAGATGCTGCAAGAGCAAGTCTTCTATCAAGCAAGTGGAGAGATGTTTTGGCTGAGTACCCGCATCTGCGGTTTAATCaacaattttcaaattcaattgcACGAAACAGATTGCCCTCCGAATTCAACAATGACTATGTACATATAGTCAATAGAATACTCTTACAACACTTTGGACCTATCCTGAAATTTGTTCTTGACCTTCCAGAGCTGCATCCAATGAGATTGAGTGATGTTGATCAGTGGATGCTATTCCTATCAAGGAAGGGTGTCAGGGAACTCACTCTTGATAACTCAAGTTCCAGTCCTTACAAATTACCTGCTtacattttctctttttctgaGCTTACCTATTTAAAAACATCTAGGTGTATTTTCAGACCACCAACTACTTTTGAAGGCTTTGGTAAGCTTAATCGCCTCATTTTGGTAGAGGTCACCTTTGGATCATCAGTCCTAAATGTCCCCCAACTTGTCATTTTGATCTTAAGGAATTGCTCTGGTGTCCATCATTTAAATGTGTCTGCTCCACAGCTTCAAAAGTTGACTCTTTATGAAAATGATTATCTTGCATTGGACAATTACATGATCTGCAAGAAACTAGCTTATGTGTATCTTGCACTTCCAAATGGAATTCAACAACATAGACAGGGTGAGAGAATCAGCTTACAAGAGCTTTTTGGCTGCTGGAATACACTGACGAATGCGTATTTGGATGGAAGATTTCTCAAG CATCTGGCTGCAGGCATTATTCCTGAGAGGCTTCCAACCACAATGGACTGCTTGAGACAACTTATGTTGTTTCGTATTAGCTTTGATTTGGACCAGACTGCTTGCATTCTTTGCTTACTGCAGAGTTCCCTCTGCTTACAAAAGTTCGAGATTTGG ATTGAATCAGTTGCAGATAATGATGTTACAGTTCTGAATTATTTGGAAGAGCCAAGTCGCATGAACCAAACAATTGATGGGCTTCAAACTGTGAAAATAAGATATTTCAAGGGTTCGAAACCTGAAGTGCTCTTTATAAAGCTCTTACTAGCCTGTTCCCCTTCACtcgaaaaaatatatattgaaGAGGATGAAAAGCTTCGTCTGAATGAAAGACTGAGAATAGCAAAGGAATTGATGCGCTTCTCACGTGCATCGACAAAAGCAGAAATGATGTTTCAACCATTAAACTCTGCGTCCACTTAG
- the LOC113751162 gene encoding F-box/FBD/LRR-repeat protein At1g13570-like isoform X1: MMVFFLFGSIIRTMMGKSSETTATEGDMEDRISSLPRNVIDLILDRVPIRDAARASLLSSKWRDVLAEYPHLRFNQQFSNSIARNRLPSEFNNDYVHIVNRILLQHFGPILKFVLDLPELHPMRLSDVDQWMLFLSRKGVRELTLDNSSSSPYKLPAYIFSFSELTYLKTSRCIFRPPTTFEGFGKLNRLILVEVTFGSSVLNVPQLVILILRNCSGVHHLNVSAPQLQKLTLYENDYLALDNYMICKKLAYVYLALPNGIQQHRQGERISLQELFGCWNTLTNAYLDGRFLKHLAAGIIPERLPTTMDCLRQLMLFRISFDLDQTACILCLLQSSLCLQKFEIWIESVADNDVTVLNYLEEPSRMNQTIDGLQTVKIRYFKGSKPEVLFIKLLLACSPSLEKIYIEEDEKLRLNERLRIAKELMRFSRASTKAEMMFQPLNSAST, from the exons ATGATGGTATTCTTTTTGTTTGGCTCCATAATAAGAACCATGATGGGCAAAAGTAGTGAAACAACTGCAACTGAAGGTGATATGGAAGATAGAATTTCAAGCCTCCCAAGAAATGTTATCGATCTTATCCTAGATCGCGTGCCCATCCGAGATGCTGCAAGAGCAAGTCTTCTATCAAGCAAGTGGAGAGATGTTTTGGCTGAGTACCCGCATCTGCGGTTTAATCaacaattttcaaattcaattgcACGAAACAGATTGCCCTCCGAATTCAACAATGACTATGTACATATAGTCAATAGAATACTCTTACAACACTTTGGACCTATCCTGAAATTTGTTCTTGACCTTCCAGAGCTGCATCCAATGAGATTGAGTGATGTTGATCAGTGGATGCTATTCCTATCAAGGAAGGGTGTCAGGGAACTCACTCTTGATAACTCAAGTTCCAGTCCTTACAAATTACCTGCTtacattttctctttttctgaGCTTACCTATTTAAAAACATCTAGGTGTATTTTCAGACCACCAACTACTTTTGAAGGCTTTGGTAAGCTTAATCGCCTCATTTTGGTAGAGGTCACCTTTGGATCATCAGTCCTAAATGTCCCCCAACTTGTCATTTTGATCTTAAGGAATTGCTCTGGTGTCCATCATTTAAATGTGTCTGCTCCACAGCTTCAAAAGTTGACTCTTTATGAAAATGATTATCTTGCATTGGACAATTACATGATCTGCAAGAAACTAGCTTATGTGTATCTTGCACTTCCAAATGGAATTCAACAACATAGACAGGGTGAGAGAATCAGCTTACAAGAGCTTTTTGGCTGCTGGAATACACTGACGAATGCGTATTTGGATGGAAGATTTCTCAAG CATCTGGCTGCAGGCATTATTCCTGAGAGGCTTCCAACCACAATGGACTGCTTGAGACAACTTATGTTGTTTCGTATTAGCTTTGATTTGGACCAGACTGCTTGCATTCTTTGCTTACTGCAGAGTTCCCTCTGCTTACAAAAGTTCGAGATTTGG ATTGAATCAGTTGCAGATAATGATGTTACAGTTCTGAATTATTTGGAAGAGCCAAGTCGCATGAACCAAACAATTGATGGGCTTCAAACTGTGAAAATAAGATATTTCAAGGGTTCGAAACCTGAAGTGCTCTTTATAAAGCTCTTACTAGCCTGTTCCCCTTCACtcgaaaaaatatatattgaaGAGGATGAAAAGCTTCGTCTGAATGAAAGACTGAGAATAGCAAAGGAATTGATGCGCTTCTCACGTGCATCGACAAAAGCAGAAATGATGTTTCAACCATTAAACTCTGCGTCCACTTAG
- the LOC113752609 gene encoding F-box/FBD/LRR-repeat protein At1g13570-like, whose product MNTRLSKRAKEGNLEDRISSLPKNVLDNILDFLPVQDAARASILSRKWRYVLAEYPQLVLDEHFSSAIRQNRLPVEFTDDYPHTVNIILLQHFGPIRKIVLDLPELQSARTTHVDQWILFLSRKGVRELTLNDSSRGHCRIPSCIFSFHELEYLRMTKCVLRTPTAIGSFSKLTHLFLSKITFEPSFLRMPQLLIFSMKNCTGIRLLHVFAPLLQHLALFDNDDLRLDYYIICKDLAYTYVALSNAIQQCRFCAFFGDLGD is encoded by the coding sequence ATGAATACAAGGCTTAGCAAAAGAGCCAAGGAAGGAAATTTGGAAGACAGAATCTCAAGCCTCCCAAAAAATGTTCTAGATAATATCCTAGATTTCTTGCCCGTCCAAGATGCAGCGAGAGCAAGTATTTTATCAAGAAAGTGGAGATATGTTTTGGCTGAATATCCGCAGCTTGTGCTTGATGAACATTTTTCCAGTGCGATCAGGCAAAACAGACTGCCTGTGGAATTCACCGACGACTACCCACACACAGTGAATATAATCCTCTTACAACACTTTGGACCTATCCGGAAAATTGTTCTTGACCTGCCAGAACTGCAGTCAGCGAGAACCACCCATGTTGATCAGTGGATTCTATTCCTATCAAGGAAGGGCGTCAGAGAACTCACTCTCAATGACTCGAGTCGCGGTCATTGCCGAATACCTTCttgcattttctcttttcatgAACTCGAGTATCTACGCATGACCAAATGTGTTCTCAGAACACCAACTGCCATTGGAAGCTTCAGTAAGCTCACTCACCTCTTTCTCAGCAAAATCACCTTTGAACCATCATTCCTCAGGATGCCTCAACTCCTCATATTCAGCATGAAGAATTGCACCGGGATCCGTTTGTTACATGTATTTGCTCCATTGCTTCAACACTTGGCTCTTTTTGACAATGATGATCTCCGATTGGACTATTATATCATCTGCAAAGATTTAGCATATACATATGTTGCACTGTCAAATGCAATTCAACAGTGTAGATTTTGTGCATTCTTTGGAGATTTGGGTGATTAA